The following coding sequences are from one Aliarcobacter skirrowii CCUG 10374 window:
- a CDS encoding PstA family ABC transporter permease — MSRKIVISLFFLVSIFSILILAIFFAFVFYKGFSSFSLEIIFDNVPILDAILGKQRVFDGIFNAIVGSLFVSLLAIVFALPLGFLSGVFIAIFASKKVKEVFSFSYELLAFVPSIVIGLFGLSVTIYLHKMFFDDLYTCLLISSICLAILVIPYIVKMTEQALYSIPYQIKNSVLNLGATKYQNLFLVQLPYISKQLFSSVVLAIGRAVEDTAVIMMTGAVAMGGIPNSLLEKYEAIPFFIFYVSSQYQDIYELNKGYVAAMILLFVSLSLFIFAFILQKIAIRRSQKLE, encoded by the coding sequence ATGAGTAGAAAAATTGTTATATCTCTGTTTTTTTTAGTTTCTATATTTTCTATTTTAATACTTGCTATATTTTTTGCTTTTGTATTTTACAAAGGTTTTAGTAGTTTCTCTTTAGAGATTATTTTTGATAATGTTCCAATTTTAGATGCAATTTTAGGAAAACAAAGAGTTTTTGATGGAATATTTAATGCAATTGTTGGCTCACTCTTTGTATCTTTATTGGCTATAGTTTTTGCTCTACCTTTGGGATTTTTAAGTGGAGTTTTTATAGCAATCTTTGCATCAAAAAAGGTTAAAGAGGTTTTTAGTTTCTCTTATGAACTTTTGGCCTTTGTACCATCTATTGTTATTGGACTTTTTGGCTTATCTGTTACTATATATTTACACAAAATGTTTTTTGATGATTTATATACTTGTCTTCTAATATCTTCAATTTGCTTAGCAATTTTGGTTATTCCATATATAGTTAAAATGACTGAACAAGCACTTTATTCAATACCTTATCAGATAAAAAACTCTGTATTAAATCTAGGTGCTACAAAGTATCAAAACCTTTTTTTGGTACAACTTCCATATATAAGTAAACAGCTATTTAGTAGTGTTGTTTTAGCAATTGGAAGAGCTGTTGAAGATACTGCTGTTATTATGATGACAGGAGCTGTTGCAATGGGTGGAATTCCAAACTCACTATTGGAAAAATATGAGGCTATTCCATTTTTTATATTTTACGTATCTTCACAATATCAAGATATTTATGAACTAAATAAAGGTTATGTAGCTGCTATGATACTTCTTTTTGTATCACTTAGCCTTTTTATTTTTGCATTTATTTTACAAAAAATTGCTATTAGAAGGAGTCAAAAACTTGAGTAA
- a CDS encoding PstC family ABC transporter permease, whose translation MYYLFNFGLVISIFITSSLVLFILFFLIYFSFPLLTSGHFLDFFTLMWNEQKNLYGLMPMILGTIYISILATLIATIMSFSFASLMAFFLPKNITNILNKFMLFISGVPTVLYAFIAIFLLVPWLNDILDGQGFSILTASFVLSFVVLPTMTIILFNTFNSTSKKTILAAKSLGATNEDIFFDLILKTSKKGILSAIILGFARAVGDTMIALMIAGNSLKIPNSILDSARTLTSHIALINASDYESTAFKAIFLCGLLLLIFSFLTVVSLKLINKESR comes from the coding sequence ATGTACTATCTATTTAATTTTGGGCTTGTTATATCAATTTTTATAACAAGCTCACTTGTACTATTTATACTATTTTTTTTAATCTATTTTTCATTTCCACTTCTTACTTCTGGACATTTTCTAGATTTTTTTACACTTATGTGGAATGAGCAAAAAAATCTTTATGGTTTAATGCCAATGATTTTAGGAACAATTTATATAAGTATTCTTGCAACACTAATTGCAACTATTATGAGTTTTTCGTTTGCATCACTTATGGCATTTTTTCTTCCAAAAAATATTACAAATATATTAAATAAATTTATGCTTTTTATATCAGGAGTTCCAACAGTTTTATATGCTTTTATAGCTATATTTTTGTTAGTTCCTTGGTTAAATGATATTTTAGATGGACAAGGTTTTAGTATTCTTACAGCATCTTTTGTATTAAGTTTTGTAGTTCTTCCTACAATGACAATAATTTTATTTAATACATTTAACTCAACTTCAAAAAAAACAATTCTAGCAGCTAAATCTTTGGGTGCAACAAATGAGGATATATTTTTTGATTTAATATTAAAAACTTCAAAAAAAGGAATACTTAGTGCTATTATCTTAGGATTTGCAAGAGCTGTTGGAGATACTATGATAGCTTTGATGATTGCTGGAAATAGCTTAAAAATTCCAAACTCTATTTTAGATAGTGCAAGAACTTTAACTTCTCATATTGCACTAATAAATGCAAGTGATTATGAATCAACTGCTTTTAAAGCAATATTTTTGTGTGGATTACTACTTTTAATCTTCTCTTTTCTAACTGTTGTTAGTTTAAAACTTATAAATAAAGAGTCAAGATGA
- a CDS encoding phosphate ABC transporter substrate-binding protein, protein MKKIILSICTLFVCSLSANSDLDLFKGLKGTLNIAGGTAHIASQKEAMKNIMQAYPQITMTIAGGGTGVGIKQVTEGLVDIANAGRAPKKDEIERGDLKSFVFAMDGIAVIVNNNSDIKNLSTEQLIDIFTGKVKSFKDLGLKGGKINLYVRDASSGTMEVFTNEGIKKAQISQDAKVVASNAAMKTAVLSDKNGIGFISFGTVDDSVKAICIDNRCPSNETILNGEYHISRGLYMVTKGEPKPLAKAFIDYMKSNSGAEITSKLGLIPYQK, encoded by the coding sequence ATGAAAAAAATAATTCTATCAATCTGCACACTTTTTGTTTGTTCACTAAGTGCAAACAGTGATTTAGACCTATTTAAAGGTTTAAAAGGTACTTTAAATATTGCTGGTGGGACTGCTCATATAGCTTCACAAAAAGAAGCCATGAAAAATATTATGCAAGCATATCCACAAATTACAATGACAATTGCTGGTGGTGGAACTGGTGTTGGTATTAAGCAAGTAACTGAAGGTTTAGTTGATATTGCAAATGCTGGTCGAGCTCCTAAAAAAGATGAGATTGAAAGAGGTGATTTAAAAAGCTTCGTTTTTGCAATGGATGGAATTGCTGTTATTGTAAATAACAACTCAGATATTAAAAATCTATCAACAGAGCAGTTAATTGATATTTTTACTGGAAAAGTAAAATCTTTTAAAGATTTAGGTTTAAAAGGTGGAAAAATCAATCTTTATGTAAGAGATGCTTCAAGTGGAACAATGGAAGTATTTACAAATGAAGGTATTAAAAAAGCACAAATCTCTCAAGATGCAAAAGTAGTTGCTTCAAATGCAGCAATGAAAACAGCTGTATTATCTGATAAAAATGGTATTGGATTTATCTCATTTGGTACAGTTGATGATAGTGTAAAAGCTATTTGCATAGATAATAGATGCCCAAGCAATGAGACAATCTTAAATGGTGAATATCATATCTCAAGAGGTTTATATATGGTTACAAAAGGTGAGCCAAAACCTCTAGCAAAAGCATTTATAGATTATATGAAAAGCAATAGTGGTGCAGAAATTACTAGCAAACTTGGATTAATTCCTTATCAAAAGTAG
- a CDS encoding DNA alkylation repair protein, producing the protein MAEQLKNIYSQEFIEKLSNSLQNSYKDFKKADFKKAIFTNAWENFELKQRMRHISKTLYEFLPFSYKEQIEILIEVKKDFKALEAMIFQDFVEVFGLDDFEVSMKALELFTIDSSSEFAIRQFIIKYEDKTINQMKIWAKSKNEHIRRLASEGNRPRLPWAVALPNFKKNPQKVFEVIELLKNDSSKYVQKSVANNLNDISKDNPKMVVEFVKNNLNISKNLDWICKHGSRTLLKTGDKEVLNLFNFDKSHHINLTNFCCDKTIFLNEDFNFSFEINSDEPIGNIRVEYVIYYLKSNSNHNKKVFMISQNNIESTKKRFQKKQSFKNMTTRKHYIGTHFIGILINGVEVLKEEFFLHDPSN; encoded by the coding sequence ATGGCAGAACAACTAAAAAATATATATTCACAAGAGTTTATAGAAAAACTTTCAAATAGTTTACAAAATAGCTACAAAGATTTTAAAAAAGCTGATTTTAAAAAAGCTATTTTTACAAATGCTTGGGAAAATTTTGAACTAAAACAAAGAATGCGACATATCTCAAAAACTTTGTATGAGTTTTTACCATTTTCATATAAAGAGCAAATTGAGATTTTAATAGAGGTAAAAAAAGATTTCAAAGCTTTGGAAGCTATGATTTTTCAAGATTTTGTTGAAGTTTTTGGGCTTGATGATTTTGAAGTTTCTATGAAAGCTTTGGAACTTTTTACAATAGATTCAAGTAGTGAGTTTGCAATAAGACAATTTATAATTAAGTATGAAGATAAAACTATAAATCAGATGAAAATTTGGGCAAAAAGCAAAAATGAACATATAAGAAGATTAGCAAGTGAAGGAAACAGACCTAGACTTCCTTGGGCTGTTGCTTTGCCAAATTTTAAGAAAAATCCACAAAAGGTATTTGAGGTAATTGAATTACTTAAAAATGACTCTTCAAAATATGTTCAAAAAAGTGTAGCAAATAACTTAAATGATATATCAAAAGATAATCCAAAAATGGTAGTAGAGTTTGTAAAAAATAATTTAAATATTTCAAAAAATCTTGATTGGATTTGTAAACATGGAAGTAGAACACTACTTAAAACAGGAGATAAAGAGGTATTAAATTTATTTAATTTTGATAAATCTCATCATATAAATCTCACAAATTTTTGTTGTGATAAAACTATATTTTTGAATGAAGATTTTAATTTTTCATTTGAGATAAATTCAGATGAACCTATTGGAAATATAAGAGTTGAATATGTTATTTATTATTTAAAATCAAACAGTAATCATAATAAAAAAGTTTTTATGATAAGTCAAAATAATATAGAATCAACAAAAAAAAGATTTCAAAAAAAACAGAGCTTTAAAAATATGACAACTAGAAAACACTATATAGGAACTCATTTTATAGGAATTTTGATAAATGGAGTAGAAGTTTTAAAAGAGGAGTTTTTCTTACATGACCCCAGCAATTAA
- the ybaK gene encoding Cys-tRNA(Pro) deacylase: MTPAINLLKKHKCDFKIHKYEHDTACTNFGDEVVEKLGLDANQVYKTLLTELTPKELVVCVVPVSKQLNLKEVADIFGVKKAQMAQKNEAQKVTGYLLGGISPLGQKKLLRTVLDESINDFKTIFISGGKRGLDIELNPKDLEVILKAKVGRIATK, from the coding sequence ATGACCCCAGCAATTAATTTACTAAAAAAACATAAATGTGATTTTAAAATTCATAAATATGAACATGATACAGCTTGTACAAATTTTGGAGATGAAGTAGTAGAAAAACTAGGTTTAGATGCAAATCAGGTTTATAAAACTTTACTTACTGAACTTACTCCAAAAGAGTTGGTTGTTTGTGTAGTTCCTGTTTCAAAACAGCTTAATTTAAAAGAAGTTGCAGATATTTTTGGAGTAAAAAAAGCACAAATGGCACAAAAGAATGAAGCACAAAAAGTAACTGGATATTTACTTGGAGGAATTTCACCTTTAGGGCAAAAAAAGCTTTTAAGAACGGTTTTGGATGAGAGTATAAATGATTTTAAAACTATATTTATAAGTGGCGGAAAAAGAGGATTGGATATTGAATTAAATCCAAAAGATTTAGAAGTGATTTTAAAAGCAAAAGTGGGTAGAATAGCTACTAAATAA
- a CDS encoding DMT family transporter, whose amino-acid sequence MSIQTKGILLAVISAICYGTNPLGALFLYEEGLNVNSVIFYRFAFATLFLAIFMLIQKRSFFVTLKELLILIFLGLLFGISSISLFSSFLYMDAGLASTILFVYPIFVAILMAIFFKEKSSIITILSISLAIIGVLFLSGSDEANVSKIGIILVLTSSLCYAIYIVIINQYLKLTALKVTLYSMLFCTITIFIHSLFTQSSNIMPLENFSMWFYSIFLALVPTIISLLFLIKAIQIIGSTSASILGALEPLTAVLIGVLIFNEIITFWLIIGIVLILLAVVMIILKSILEKIFFLKYK is encoded by the coding sequence TTGAGTATTCAAACAAAAGGTATTTTATTAGCTGTTATCTCAGCAATTTGCTATGGAACAAACCCTTTGGGGGCACTATTTTTATATGAAGAGGGATTAAATGTAAACTCTGTAATATTTTATAGATTTGCTTTTGCTACTCTTTTCTTAGCTATTTTTATGCTAATTCAAAAAAGATCTTTTTTTGTAACACTTAAAGAGTTACTAATTTTAATCTTTCTTGGATTGCTTTTTGGTATATCTTCAATATCTCTATTTAGCTCATTTTTATATATGGATGCTGGATTAGCTTCAACTATTTTATTTGTATATCCAATATTTGTAGCAATATTAATGGCTATTTTTTTTAAAGAAAAGAGCTCTATAATAACTATTTTATCAATATCTTTAGCAATTATAGGAGTTTTGTTTTTAAGTGGAAGCGATGAAGCAAATGTTAGTAAAATTGGAATAATTTTGGTTTTAACATCATCACTTTGTTATGCTATTTATATAGTTATTATAAATCAATATCTAAAATTAACAGCTTTGAAAGTTACACTCTACTCAATGCTATTTTGCACTATTACGATTTTTATCCACTCACTATTTACTCAAAGCTCAAATATAATGCCTCTTGAAAACTTTAGTATGTGGTTTTATTCAATATTTTTAGCTCTTGTTCCAACAATCATCTCTTTACTTTTTTTGATAAAAGCAATACAGATTATAGGCTCAACAAGTGCATCAATTCTTGGTGCTTTAGAGCCTTTAACAGCTGTTTTAATAGGAGTTCTTATATTTAATGAAATAATTACTTTTTGGTTAATTATTGGAATAGTTTTAATTCTTTTAGCAGTTGTTATGATTATTTTAAAAAGTATTTTAGAAAAAATCTTTTTTCTAAAATATAAATAG
- a CDS encoding globin: MNFKISQAQFGVRPPVTKPDPKVLDFLGEDGMREIISRHYDLLRVSKIKDMFPQDDAEFEQAKINSADFFIQICGGVDYFNQHRGNPMMVKRHAPFKITPNARVVWLECYIEILKDLDMPDDLKQSFWNYLDIFSMWMINTNE, translated from the coding sequence ATGAATTTTAAAATTTCACAAGCACAATTTGGAGTAAGACCTCCTGTTACAAAACCAGATCCAAAAGTATTAGATTTTTTAGGTGAAGATGGTATGAGAGAGATTATCTCAAGACACTACGATTTACTAAGAGTAAGCAAAATAAAAGATATGTTTCCACAAGATGATGCAGAGTTTGAACAAGCAAAAATAAATTCAGCTGATTTTTTTATTCAAATTTGTGGAGGAGTTGACTATTTTAATCAACACAGAGGAAATCCTATGATGGTAAAAAGACACGCTCCTTTTAAAATAACTCCAAATGCAAGAGTTGTTTGGCTTGAGTGCTATATTGAAATCCTAAAAGATTTAGATATGCCAGATGATTTAAAACAATCATTTTGGAACTATTTAGATATATTCTCAATGTGGATGATAAATACTAATGAATAG
- a CDS encoding catalase, whose amino-acid sequence MKKTMTTTGGNPIADNQNSLTAGERGPVLLQDYQLIQKLAHQNRERIPERVVHAKGSGAFGVLEITEDISKYTKAKVLQKGEKTKLLLRFSTVAGERGAADAERDVRGFALKFYTKEGNWDLVGNNTPVFFVRDAYKFPDFIHTQKRDPQTNLRSNTAMWDFWSLSPESLHQVTILMSDRGLPKSFRNINGYGSHTYSLINSKNERFWVKFHFKTLQGIETLTNKEAEAIVGKDRESNQRDLFENIEKGNFPKWSFEIQIMSEEEAKKCSFNPFDLTKVWPHGDYPMIKVGTMTLNENPKNYFQQVEQASFSPSNIVPGISYSPDKMLQARIFSYPDAQRYRVGTHYEMLPVNRPIVEVNTYNLDGSMNFDIKEPTKAFYEPNSFDGPVEDKSYLEPDLAVGDIAKRYDHRVGNDDFSQPRALFLLMSNNQKEQLFSNIKDAMAGVPRDIIDRQIALFEKVHPDYAAGVKKALGI is encoded by the coding sequence ATGAAAAAAACAATGACAACAACAGGTGGAAATCCAATAGCTGATAACCAAAACTCTTTAACAGCAGGTGAAAGAGGTCCTGTTTTATTACAAGATTATCAATTAATTCAAAAATTAGCACATCAAAATAGAGAACGAATCCCTGAGCGTGTTGTTCATGCCAAAGGAAGTGGAGCTTTTGGAGTTCTTGAAATAACAGAAGATATTTCAAAATATACAAAAGCAAAAGTTTTACAAAAAGGTGAGAAAACAAAACTACTTTTAAGATTTTCAACAGTTGCAGGTGAGAGAGGTGCTGCTGATGCTGAAAGAGATGTAAGAGGTTTTGCACTTAAATTTTATACAAAAGAGGGAAATTGGGATTTAGTTGGAAATAATACTCCAGTATTTTTCGTACGAGATGCATATAAATTCCCTGATTTTATTCATACTCAAAAAAGAGATCCGCAAACAAACTTAAGAAGTAACACTGCAATGTGGGATTTTTGGAGCTTAAGCCCTGAATCTCTTCATCAAGTTACAATTCTTATGTCAGATAGAGGATTGCCTAAATCATTTAGAAATATAAATGGATATGGTTCTCATACATATAGTTTAATCAACTCAAAAAATGAGAGATTTTGGGTTAAATTTCACTTCAAAACTCTTCAAGGAATAGAGACTTTAACAAATAAAGAGGCTGAAGCAATAGTTGGAAAAGATAGAGAGTCAAATCAAAGAGATTTGTTTGAAAATATTGAAAAAGGAAACTTCCCAAAATGGAGTTTTGAGATTCAAATTATGAGTGAAGAAGAAGCAAAAAAATGTTCATTTAATCCATTTGATTTAACAAAAGTATGGCCTCATGGTGACTATCCAATGATTAAAGTTGGAACTATGACTTTAAATGAAAATCCAAAAAATTATTTCCAACAAGTTGAACAAGCTTCATTTAGCCCATCAAATATAGTTCCTGGAATCTCTTATTCTCCTGATAAGATGCTACAAGCAAGAATATTCTCATATCCAGATGCTCAAAGATATAGAGTTGGAACACACTATGAGATGTTACCTGTAAATAGACCAATAGTTGAGGTAAATACATATAATCTTGATGGAAGTATGAATTTTGATATAAAAGAGCCTACAAAGGCATTTTATGAGCCAAATAGCTTTGATGGACCAGTTGAAGATAAAAGTTATTTAGAGCCAGATTTAGCTGTTGGTGATATTGCAAAAAGATATGACCATAGAGTTGGAAATGATGATTTCTCACAGCCAAGAGCACTATTTTTACTTATGAGTAATAATCAAAAAGAGCAACTATTTTCAAATATAAAAGATGCAATGGCTGGTGTTCCAAGAGATATTATTGATAGACAAATTGCACTTTTTGAAAAAGTACATCCAGATTATGCAGCTGGTGTTAAAAAAGCTTTAGGAATATAG
- a CDS encoding ankyrin repeat domain-containing protein, producing MEVSQEELKRYEELQVLALDFARVGKTQDLKAMIDAGMSVNLTDHKGNTLLMLASYNGNFETTKMLLEYKAEVDRKNDRGQTPLAGVCFKGYFDIVKILVEAGANINENSGMGTTAITFASMFGHTKIVEYLNKQNKNRSFKSTIYLLLSKFISLFKKKR from the coding sequence ATGGAAGTTTCACAAGAAGAGTTAAAGCGATATGAAGAGCTACAAGTTTTAGCACTTGATTTTGCAAGAGTTGGTAAAACGCAAGATTTAAAAGCTATGATTGATGCTGGAATGAGTGTTAATCTAACAGATCACAAAGGCAATACTCTTTTGATGTTAGCTTCATATAATGGAAATTTTGAAACTACTAAAATGCTATTAGAATATAAAGCAGAAGTAGATAGAAAAAATGATAGAGGACAAACACCACTTGCTGGCGTTTGTTTCAAAGGTTATTTTGATATTGTAAAAATTTTAGTTGAAGCTGGTGCAAATATTAATGAAAATAGTGGAATGGGTACAACTGCTATAACATTTGCTTCAATGTTTGGACATACAAAAATTGTTGAATATCTAAACAAACAGAATAAAAATAGAAGTTTTAAATCAACAATATATCTACTTTTATCAAAATTTATATCTCTATTTAAAAAGAAAAGATAG
- a CDS encoding DUF2325 domain-containing protein — protein MSVLVIGADDISQIKEMFLNLGVKNISHWDARKKSSAPKKILPQNLDCIVMITSFLNHNTMYKYKTQAKKRNIPFICSKRSTSCVYEEYIKVMGIKDCSECYANCSRKDK, from the coding sequence ATGTCTGTATTAGTTATAGGAGCTGATGATATCTCACAAATAAAAGAGATGTTTTTAAATCTTGGTGTAAAAAATATTAGTCACTGGGATGCAAGAAAAAAATCAAGTGCTCCCAAAAAAATTCTACCACAAAATTTAGATTGTATAGTTATGATTACATCATTTCTAAATCACAACACTATGTATAAATATAAAACTCAAGCAAAAAAGAGAAATATTCCTTTTATATGTTCAAAAAGATCAACATCTTGTGTATATGAAGAGTACATAAAAGTTATGGGAATAAAAGATTGTAGTGAATGCTACGCAAACTGCTCAAGAAAAGATAAATAA
- a CDS encoding transglycosylase SLT domain-containing protein → MKIKFLILTFLLTFNVFTHALDLKNLTPQQLEMLREIKKMGKDSGLSYSLMAIAIKESKLGAYMINISSKDFGMYQANITTVLNRQNIRDTSWNRNVFASKLVFDFEFATQNAIEELTFWKKVHKNDWHKVWGSYNAGYRYNSKKARTYSREIASIIRELKKINV, encoded by the coding sequence TTGAAAATAAAATTTTTAATTTTAACTTTTTTATTAACTTTTAATGTTTTTACTCACGCACTTGATCTTAAAAATCTAACTCCTCAACAATTAGAGATGTTAAGAGAGATTAAAAAAATGGGTAAAGATAGTGGGCTTAGTTACTCTCTTATGGCAATAGCTATAAAAGAGTCAAAACTTGGAGCTTACATGATAAATATATCTTCAAAAGATTTTGGAATGTACCAAGCAAATATTACAACTGTATTAAATAGACAAAATATTAGAGATACTTCTTGGAATAGAAATGTATTTGCATCAAAACTTGTTTTTGACTTTGAATTTGCTACACAAAATGCAATTGAAGAGTTAACATTTTGGAAAAAAGTTCATAAAAATGACTGGCACAAAGTTTGGGGAAGTTACAATGCTGGATATAGATATAACTCAAAGAAAGCAAGAACTTACTCAAGAGAGATAGCTTCAATTATTAGAGAGCTTAAAAAAATAAATGTATAA
- a CDS encoding carbon-nitrogen hydrolase family protein, with protein MNLVSLQIKTSNNFEANLKNLKKLITSCEENSIIVAPELAVVGFAYDRMNEASDFCEKIIEDLKNLSSSKAIAITTIVKESNKFYNRLFIFYKNQIIHTQDKIKLFPLGEEDKYFSPSKQNSIKIIDIDGLKVATLICFELRFPILWEQIKGADIILNPSMWGVKRKDHYESISKALALVNQAFVIASNSANDNMAKGSAIISPFGEVLKDDSKDILNKRFDKNEIEKVRKYIDIGLNKKIC; from the coding sequence ATGAATTTAGTATCATTACAAATAAAAACTTCAAATAATTTTGAAGCAAATTTAAAAAATTTAAAAAAATTAATAACATCATGTGAAGAAAACTCTATAATAGTTGCTCCTGAATTAGCTGTTGTAGGATTCGCTTATGATAGGATGAATGAAGCTTCTGATTTTTGTGAAAAAATTATAGAAGATTTAAAAAATCTTTCAAGCAGTAAAGCAATAGCAATTACAACAATTGTTAAAGAGAGTAATAAATTTTATAATAGACTTTTTATATTTTACAAAAATCAAATTATTCATACACAAGATAAAATAAAACTATTTCCTCTAGGAGAAGAGGATAAATATTTTTCACCATCAAAACAAAATAGTATAAAAATCATAGATATAGATGGTTTAAAAGTTGCTACTTTAATCTGCTTTGAACTTAGATTTCCAATTCTTTGGGAGCAGATTAAAGGAGCTGATATTATATTAAATCCTTCTATGTGGGGAGTAAAAAGAAAAGATCATTACGAATCTATTAGTAAAGCTCTTGCTTTGGTAAATCAAGCGTTTGTAATAGCTTCAAATAGTGCAAATGATAATATGGCAAAAGGAAGTGCAATAATTAGCCCGTTTGGAGAAGTTTTAAAAGATGATTCAAAAGATATTTTAAATAAAAGATTTGATAAAAATGAGATAGAAAAAGTTAGAAAATATATAGATATTGGTTTAAATAAAAAAATTTGTTAA
- a CDS encoding response regulator transcription factor produces the protein MLKKYNNIKILYVEDDDIARENGVEYLENYFDTIYEASNASIAFQIYEKYRPEIIITDIQMPKINGLEFVKRVRKIDKKTQIIVITAFCNKEYLLQAVELQLVKYLIKPINETDFKEAISLSIESLENDISNIFKFDDNSYFDTFNKVLIVENNIVKLRAKEILFLELLIKNKNRYVSYEEIESYVWFDNIMTKDALKTLVKNLKTKLPKNIIENLTNIGYKIGC, from the coding sequence ATGTTAAAAAAATATAATAATATAAAAATTTTATATGTTGAAGATGATGATATAGCAAGAGAAAATGGTGTTGAGTATTTAGAAAACTATTTTGATACTATTTATGAAGCTTCAAATGCCTCAATAGCTTTCCAAATTTATGAAAAATATAGACCAGAAATTATTATCACTGATATTCAAATGCCAAAGATAAATGGTTTGGAATTTGTGAAAAGAGTTAGAAAAATTGATAAAAAAACTCAAATTATAGTAATAACTGCATTTTGTAATAAAGAGTATTTACTTCAAGCAGTTGAGTTACAACTTGTAAAATATTTAATAAAACCAATAAATGAAACAGATTTTAAAGAGGCTATTTCTCTATCTATTGAATCTTTAGAAAATGATATTTCAAATATATTTAAATTTGATGATAATTCATACTTTGATACTTTTAATAAAGTTTTGATAGTTGAAAATAATATTGTAAAATTAAGAGCTAAAGAGATTCTGTTTTTAGAGTTACTTATTAAAAACAAAAACAGATATGTAAGTTATGAAGAGATTGAATCTTATGTTTGGTTTGATAATATTATGACAAAAGATGCTTTGAAAACTTTAGTTAAAAATCTTAAAACAAAACTTCCAAAAAATATTATAGAAAATCTCACAAATATTGGTTATAAAATTGGATGCTAA